GACATGCATTGCGAGATGACTGACACGCAATTCGAGCTTGAGCGGCAGTCCGCATGCTCGAAGGTTCCAGCGAAAGGATTCTGCTGTGGCGGAACGACGTGGGGCATCGTCGCCGAAAAACGTACCCGCTGAGATTCGAGCGCAACTCGAAGCGGGGACGCTGGAAACGGCAACGCTGGCAGAGTCGCTGGCGGTGAATCTCTTTACGCTGCTACGCAATGTGGCCGAGGATGCGCCCATCGATGATTGGGAACGCGAGTTCGGCGACCAGAAGATTGTCGGGCGAACGTCTGGAATCGGTCGCCGATTGGCCGAGCAATTTGGCGAGTCGGCCATCACGCGATTCGGGAAGCATTCGAGCGATCTGGTGCGTGGCTGGGTGCCGTTCGTGATCGCCGCCATTCCAGGATGGTCGTTGGAGCAACGGCTGATGCACCTGCAGCCGCTGGCCGATGATCCCCATTTCGGCGTGCGCGAATGGGCGTGGATGGCGATGCGTCCGCATCTCGCGGAGGATCTGCCGACGGCGATTCGGCTGCTGACATCGTGGACCGCTCATCCCTCGGCGAATGTGCGTCGGTTTGCCGTCGAAGCGACTCGACCGCGCGGTGTCTGGTGTGCCCATCTGACCGCGCTGAAAGACGATCCGGAACCGGGACGAGTGCTGCTCGATCCGCTGTATGCCGATCCAACCAAATATGTGCAAGATAGTGTGGCCAACTGGCTGAACGATGCCGCGAAATCGGCACCGAATTGGGTTCGTGCCTTGACCGCCGATTGGCTGACGCGAAGCGATGCGCCGGCCACGGCTCGAATTGTCAAACGGGCACTGCGATCCCTGGATTGATTCAAGCGGCATCGGATGCGGAGTGGAATTCGCATTCCGATTCGTGGAACGGGGCAATGATTCCGAGAGAGCGAATTCATGGACGAAATCGAATCCATTTGGCGAACCTTTCTCACTCCGCCGGCGACGCGGGAAATGCAACGCGAAGCCGATCTCGCACAATCGGCCCGACAAATGACCGTCGCTCACGAAGAGATGCAAATCCAAGCGTATTCGTGGGGTTCCGGGCCGCGGGTGATGCTGGTCCACGGGTGGGGCAGCCGAGCGACGCACTATTTTGCGCTGATTCCGATGTTGGTGGAAATGGGATTCGAAGTCGTCGCGTTTGATGCGCCCGCACATGGGCGATCGACCGGCGACATCTGTTCGGCCCCGGCGATCTCGCGGGCATTGGTCGCTGTCGTGAATTCGAGCGGGCCGGTGGATGCGATCGTCGGCCACTCGTTGGGTGGGTTATCGGCATCGATGGCGATTTTTCGCGGAATGTTGGTGCGCCGTGCGGTGTTTCTCGCGCCCTGCTGCGACATTGCGCCGAGTGTGATCGATTTCGCGAGTCGATCGGGAATGTCGGCTGAGGGGCAGGCCGAATTCGTTCGCATCTTCCGAACGGAATTTGATGGTCAATTGGGGAGTATTGGCGATTTGCTGGCAGGGAAGTCGCTGCCGATGTTGCTGCTGCACGATCCGGATGATCCGGATACGCCGTTCCACTTGACGGAATCGCTGGGGAAGAGTCGGCCCGATGCGGTGCTGCAACCCCTTGCGGGGGCAGGGCATCGGGGGATTATGCGGCACAAATCGATGCTCGCGGCGGTGGGCGATTTCCTTCGACCGTTGCGGGACGAATCAAATCCACCCCATGCGTTTGGAGAAGAAAAAGGCGGATAATCCAAAGCCGATGAAAATGACGGTACCCCGCACCAGCGAATCCGGCAACTTTCGGGCGATGCGTGCTCCAAAGTAGCCGCCGAGAATCGCTCCGGTCGCCATCGTCGGGACGTAAGCCCATTCAATGTCACCACTTCGGATGAACAACACGACCGATGTGCCGTTGATAATCGAAGCAAAGATGGTCTTGAGGGCATTCATTTGATGAATGTCCCGCAGCGGCATAAACGATAGTGCGGTGAGCATGAGAATGCCGATTCCCGCACCAAAGTAGCCGCCATAAATGGAAATCAGCAGTTGGGCCATGACCACGCCCAATTTTAGTTGCAAACTTGCTCCGGCGATTCCTGCGGACTCGGTCGGAATCGTCGGCGAATCGGGAGTCGGTGTCGCTGCTGGCGTCGGTTTTCCGGAAAGAATCCAACGCTTGAGCGGCTTTTGTAGGGCGAAGAGAATTGCCGCGACCAAGACCAACCAGGGGACCGCTGCGCCGAAAATCGCCGCCGGCAATTCCGTAACCAACAGCGTGCCAATGGCCCCGCCAATGATGCTCGGCACGATTAGCCACAACAGCAATTGTCGGCCTTCTTGGACTTCTTTGCGGTACCCCCACGCGCTGGCCAATGAACCCGGCAACAGCGATACCGTGCTGGTGCCATTGGCCAGTTTGGAGGCGAGGTCCAAACTCCCGGTTTGCGTCGTGAGAACGCCAACGAGTGCGGGAAACGTCAGCAAGGTTCCACCACCTGCGACGGCGTTCATCATTCCGCCAAGAATGGCCGCAATCGCAAGTGGGAGATGGGTTTGCAGAAAATCCATGTGCGTTATGCCTGCCAATCGACAATGACACCCAGATAGTTGTCTTTGTCTTTGAGAAGTCCTTCATATGCGGACTGAATCGCGGCGGGCTGAATGACATGTGTCACCAATCCATCCAGATTCAGACGACCGCTCGCCAGTACACCCAGCAGCCACTTCTGGGCTTTGTTGATGTCCCAGGCACCGTTCAGCCGCGTATGGGCCGGCTCGAACAGCATGTTGCCATGGGCTCCACTCACTTCGATGTAGCGGCGATGCAAATCGTCGTAAAAATTCACTTCTCGGGCACGACCGCGAGGCGAGCCGACAACAATCACCTGGCCGGCATCGCAGGCCAGTCGCATGGCGGTCGGGATGGCGTCGGGGATTCCGGTGGCATCGACGATGATTTCCGCGCCGCGGGTGCCGAGCAATTCGGTGAGCTTGGCCAGTGGATCGCTGACGCTGGGGTCGATGGTATGGTGAGCGCCACCGGCAGTCACAGCTTGGCGACGCATCGGCACGCTATCGATGCCAATCACCGGATACGCTCCCGCTGCCACCAGACAGCGCGTGGCGAATTGGCCGATGATGCCCAATCCCAGCACGGCGGCGGTTCGTCCGAGCGTCAGCCCCGCGCGGATCGATGCTCCCAGGCCATATCGGGCGATGCAGGCGAGCGCGGCTTTCTTGCCGTCTAAGCCTTCGGGCAATTTCCACAAGCGTCCGCGTTCGTGACCCATGGTCAGCAATTCTGCGGAGGCGTGATTGCCGGGATAACTCACCCGATCACCTGGTTGCCAACCCGTGATGTCTTTGCCGACCGCGACGATCCGACCGGCGGCGGAATATCCCGAGCGGAACGGAAACTTCCAATCCGGTAAATTCGGATCATGAAGCCATTGATGCGTACCGGTGTAGACCGCCAGTTCGGTGCCAGCGCTGATTGCGGTCGCTTCGGCTTCGACCAGAATCTGATTCGGTGCCGGGTCCGGCAACGTGACTTCGCGGATCTCGACTTCATACGGATTGACGACCGTGGCTTGACGAGCTTTCATACGAATCTCAGGGCATGAGTGTTGGCGGCGAACAGCGTTACGTTCGAGTATAGCCGTCGGCCTGAAAGTTGGCAGATTGGCGGGAAAAATTCCTGACCGATCTGTCGGGATTCGCCGGGTTCTGCCGGGAACGCCGCGATTCGACCCTTGCTTGTGATTGGGCCAGGAAATTCTGCTGCGATCAAAAATAAGTTCGGCTTGACCGGTTGCAGCGGCAATGGGATGATTTCGCCGAATCTTCCATCTTGCCGCGCACGGACGCAATCGGCATGACGATGGCTGACTCGCCTGTGGATGGGCGTGTCGCCGAATGCCCCGTCCGACCGTGCCGCGACTTGTGGCGAATCTCGGGAGGTCGGCGAGCATGCTTTGGGAATCACACTCGATTGGCATCGAAACATGCGACCGTGTCGCCACCCTGTGGATGTCCGCTGACCCGAATGGGACCACCGGATGGAATGATTCCCTTGCCCAAGATTGGGAAGCGGCCCTCGCCGAACTCGAAGCCCGACCGCATCTGGATGTGGTGATCCTTCGCACGCGCAACGGCGGACCGTGGGTTGCCACTGCGGATCCAGAATCACTGTTGGCACTTTCTACCGAACCCTTGATGCAGCAATGGGTTGCGCGTGGGCAAGCCATTTGCGATCGTCTCGCCCGACTGCCGATGCGCACGTTGGCACTGCTCGAAGGCGGTTGCACGGGGCTGGGGCTAGAACTGGCGTTGGCGTGCGATTATCGCTTGGGCGTGACCGGGCCGGATGCCGGATTCGGATTCCCCGGCGTCTCCAGCCTGCAACTGCCGGTGTGGGGCGGATTGCCGCGATTGGCCCATTTCGTAGGGCTGAATCGAGCCTTGCAATTGGCCCAATCCGGCGAACGGATTTCCCCCCGCGATGCCGAGAAAATCGGCCTGATTCATGAAGTTGTCGCCGCGCGACGCGCCGCAATCCACCTGCGAACGGTATCCGACAGCCTGCAAGATCGCAAAGGGCGACTCCGACTCCAGTGGCGGACCTGGCAGAAATCGTGGGAAGATCGCATGAGCTGGATGCGTCGCAAATCCTGCCAGAGCGCTCTCCGCTCGGGGCAGTCGACCCTGGCCAGCAGCGCGGCGATGCGGGCAGCGATTTGCGAGATTCTGCTGCGCTCCGCAGAAAGCCCCGTGGATGGACAAATTGCCGAACGCAATGCCTTTGCCAAATTGTTGCCGATGGCGGAATCGCAATCCGGGTTGCAATTGGCAGTCGCTGCGGAACAACCGCTCAAACCAGTGGCGGAACTCGTGAATCCGCTTCCGAATCTGCCCATGCAAGTCGGCGTGGTCGGCGGTGGCGAGCATGGCTGCGAGATTGCCCTATGGCTGGCGTTTCAGGGCCGCGAAGTCATTCTGCATGAACTGACCGCCGAGGCGATCCAGGCGGCTGATCGTCGATTGCAACGATCGTTGGAGCGACGAGTGCAATCCGGGTGGATGACCCCCTTGGAACTGACGCAAATTCGTCAGCGGATTCAGACGACGATTACCTGGAACGGCTTCGATTCGCTCACATGGGTGATTGAAGCGGTGGATGAAGATACCGGCGTCAAGATGACGGTACTGCAAGAATTGGAAGAACGCTGCAAGCCGCGCACGATCCTGGCCTCCACGACTTCGACACTGAAATTGGAACC
This DNA window, taken from Tuwongella immobilis, encodes the following:
- a CDS encoding sulfite exporter TauE/SafE family protein; this translates as MDFLQTHLPLAIAAILGGMMNAVAGGGTLLTFPALVGVLTTQTGSLDLASKLANGTSTVSLLPGSLASAWGYRKEVQEGRQLLLWLIVPSIIGGAIGTLLVTELPAAIFGAAVPWLVLVAAILFALQKPLKRWILSGKPTPAATPTPDSPTIPTESAGIAGASLQLKLGVVMAQLLISIYGGYFGAGIGILMLTALSFMPLRDIHQMNALKTIFASIINGTSVVLFIRSGDIEWAYVPTMATGAILGGYFGARIARKLPDSLVRGTVIFIGFGLSAFFFSKRMGWI
- a CDS encoding 3-hydroxyacyl-CoA dehydrogenase NAD-binding domain-containing protein, yielding MLWESHSIGIETCDRVATLWMSADPNGTTGWNDSLAQDWEAALAELEARPHLDVVILRTRNGGPWVATADPESLLALSTEPLMQQWVARGQAICDRLARLPMRTLALLEGGCTGLGLELALACDYRLGVTGPDAGFGFPGVSSLQLPVWGGLPRLAHFVGLNRALQLAQSGERISPRDAEKIGLIHEVVAARRAAIHLRTVSDSLQDRKGRLRLQWRTWQKSWEDRMSWMRRKSCQSALRSGQSTLASSAAMRAAICEILLRSAESPVDGQIAERNAFAKLLPMAESQSGLQLAVAAEQPLKPVAELVNPLPNLPMQVGVVGGGEHGCEIALWLAFQGREVILHELTAEAIQAADRRLQRSLERRVQSGWMTPLELTQIRQRIQTTITWNGFDSLTWVIEAVDEDTGVKMTVLQELEERCKPRTILASTTSTLKLEPMQSEMRRPGRFIGIHWPRSPLQAPVAELVAAPLTDRGTFATVHHWLRGLGQLPVAVSDLPGRIVQRLMLAGWSEAVILVSEGLPIAKVDALLRDYGVTMGPLSQLDEFGLERIAQLAEQMQHARGDRFAAALAMRPLRELGMLGRSSGAGFFEYENGTQGFSNDLAQMALWRDNEEDTISGYVFDPVQVLQDAQKRLLARVVNEAAQCLSEELIASPLTLDLVVVRATGWAAPQGGPLRLVDQLGVGGFVDQLHDLAKRYGSRFEPALELQRRAEANESFYGTESTVPTVPTIPLRQAG
- a CDS encoding zinc-dependent alcohol dehydrogenase is translated as MKARQATVVNPYEVEIREVTLPDPAPNQILVEAEATAISAGTELAVYTGTHQWLHDPNLPDWKFPFRSGYSAAGRIVAVGKDITGWQPGDRVSYPGNHASAELLTMGHERGRLWKLPEGLDGKKAALACIARYGLGASIRAGLTLGRTAAVLGLGIIGQFATRCLVAAGAYPVIGIDSVPMRRQAVTAGGAHHTIDPSVSDPLAKLTELLGTRGAEIIVDATGIPDAIPTAMRLACDAGQVIVVGSPRGRAREVNFYDDLHRRYIEVSGAHGNMLFEPAHTRLNGAWDINKAQKWLLGVLASGRLNLDGLVTHVIQPAAIQSAYEGLLKDKDNYLGVIVDWQA
- a CDS encoding DNA alkylation repair protein, producing the protein MAERRGASSPKNVPAEIRAQLEAGTLETATLAESLAVNLFTLLRNVAEDAPIDDWEREFGDQKIVGRTSGIGRRLAEQFGESAITRFGKHSSDLVRGWVPFVIAAIPGWSLEQRLMHLQPLADDPHFGVREWAWMAMRPHLAEDLPTAIRLLTSWTAHPSANVRRFAVEATRPRGVWCAHLTALKDDPEPGRVLLDPLYADPTKYVQDSVANWLNDAAKSAPNWVRALTADWLTRSDAPATARIVKRALRSLD
- a CDS encoding alpha/beta fold hydrolase, whose translation is MDEIESIWRTFLTPPATREMQREADLAQSARQMTVAHEEMQIQAYSWGSGPRVMLVHGWGSRATHYFALIPMLVEMGFEVVAFDAPAHGRSTGDICSAPAISRALVAVVNSSGPVDAIVGHSLGGLSASMAIFRGMLVRRAVFLAPCCDIAPSVIDFASRSGMSAEGQAEFVRIFRTEFDGQLGSIGDLLAGKSLPMLLLHDPDDPDTPFHLTESLGKSRPDAVLQPLAGAGHRGIMRHKSMLAAVGDFLRPLRDESNPPHAFGEEKGG